One segment of Candidatus Melainabacteria bacterium DNA contains the following:
- a CDS encoding TlyA family RNA methyltransferase — MAKGQRLDQLILERGLLPTREVARTAIMDGAILVNGQKMTKPGMSVSETAVIELLPGFAQPKFASRGGLKLEKALDTFQIDVQKRICLDIGASTGGFTDCLLKRGALKVYAVDVGYGQLDWSLRSDARVVVRERLNARNLKPADLYESGVPDASLVVMDVSFISITKILPVLASVTTNDENLDVVCLVKPQFEAGRNAVGKGGVVKAAETHIQVVRYVCEFAESVELYLVALTYSPVKGPAGNIEFLAHFRKAASPGVFDLDQVVREAHEALKD; from the coding sequence GTGGCTAAGGGACAGCGGCTAGATCAGCTAATTCTTGAGCGAGGCTTGTTGCCTACTCGTGAAGTGGCTCGCACTGCCATCATGGATGGTGCAATTCTGGTCAACGGTCAGAAAATGACGAAGCCCGGAATGAGTGTTTCTGAAACGGCAGTAATCGAGCTACTTCCAGGTTTTGCCCAGCCTAAATTCGCCAGCCGAGGTGGATTGAAGTTGGAGAAGGCGCTCGATACATTCCAGATCGATGTGCAAAAAAGAATTTGTCTGGACATTGGAGCTTCTACGGGCGGGTTTACCGATTGCCTGCTCAAGCGTGGTGCGCTCAAAGTCTACGCTGTCGATGTCGGTTATGGACAGCTTGATTGGTCCTTGCGCAGCGACGCGCGTGTGGTTGTGCGGGAACGATTGAATGCTCGCAACTTGAAACCTGCAGATTTGTACGAGTCCGGAGTTCCGGATGCCAGTCTTGTAGTAATGGATGTTTCGTTTATCTCCATAACTAAAATTTTGCCTGTGCTTGCTTCTGTTACAACCAATGACGAGAACCTGGATGTTGTTTGTCTGGTCAAGCCACAGTTTGAGGCGGGCCGTAACGCAGTAGGCAAGGGCGGTGTGGTTAAAGCCGCTGAGACGCATATTCAGGTTGTGCGATATGTCTGTGAATTTGCTGAATCAGTTGAGCTTTACCTTGTTGCTTTGACTTACTCCCCGGTGAAAGGACCAGCGGGCAACATTGAATTCTTGGCT
- a CDS encoding SpoIID/LytB domain-containing protein, with protein sequence MQIRVALSTKDLTKLIHTSVSVSSVEGIGCFVASLDSAKAKTAADSTISVSAKGNVLQVSGVSLPPFKSGESLTLRSLGTAPLIVTSLKRQHGAANPAPHYLGSLEIKPVNDSVRIILITDLESYVKGVLQSEIPASYEIEAIKAQAVAARTYALRPRLDHTNDFSNVCDSFLCCQYFAGVQTISERHREAIAGTTNEILTYEGKPILALFSSNAGSCTEDYQNCFSDPATGAFPPQALPYLQSESEKDFAENKQSLTEASLRAIYFNREFVSADSWSPHFRWSVNMPASALEAHMHHEISEMRKDPTIAPFIVAPASQEFGHIKSFKVTKRGKSGSAIELAIETSTGVWTVKKELVIRSVFKNSELKLTRLKSAKLFFDFKHDSIGLLSYVTVNGLGWGHGVGMQQTGAQGWAKRGKNYKQILAHYFRNSEITKT encoded by the coding sequence ATGCAAATTCGTGTCGCGCTATCAACAAAAGATCTAACAAAACTGATTCATACGTCAGTTAGCGTCTCGAGTGTTGAGGGAATTGGCTGTTTTGTCGCCTCACTCGATTCAGCAAAAGCAAAGACGGCTGCAGATTCGACCATCAGCGTCTCTGCAAAAGGGAATGTTTTACAGGTTTCAGGCGTATCGCTGCCTCCTTTCAAAAGTGGCGAATCACTTACTCTACGCTCGCTCGGAACAGCTCCACTGATAGTGACAAGCCTGAAACGACAGCATGGCGCTGCCAACCCCGCGCCGCACTATCTTGGCTCACTCGAAATCAAACCGGTCAACGATTCTGTGCGCATAATTCTCATTACCGATCTGGAAAGTTATGTCAAAGGCGTTTTGCAATCAGAAATACCTGCCAGCTATGAGATTGAAGCTATAAAAGCTCAAGCGGTAGCAGCGCGCACCTATGCGCTAAGGCCACGGCTCGATCATACAAACGACTTTTCCAATGTCTGCGATTCCTTTCTGTGCTGCCAATACTTTGCCGGCGTTCAGACCATCAGCGAGCGTCACCGGGAAGCAATAGCAGGCACAACCAATGAGATTCTTACTTACGAAGGCAAACCAATTCTTGCTCTCTTCAGCTCGAATGCAGGAAGTTGCACTGAGGATTATCAAAACTGTTTCTCCGATCCGGCAACTGGAGCATTTCCCCCGCAAGCTCTGCCCTATCTACAAAGCGAATCCGAAAAAGACTTTGCAGAGAATAAGCAATCTCTCACCGAGGCATCACTCAGAGCAATCTACTTCAACCGGGAATTTGTTTCGGCCGACTCGTGGTCGCCACATTTCCGCTGGAGCGTTAACATGCCGGCCTCGGCTCTGGAAGCGCACATGCATCACGAAATCTCCGAAATGAGAAAAGACCCGACCATCGCACCATTTATAGTGGCTCCAGCCTCACAAGAGTTCGGTCACATCAAATCGTTCAAAGTAACAAAACGAGGTAAGTCAGGCAGCGCAATCGAGCTTGCAATAGAAACCTCAACCGGTGTCTGGACTGTGAAAAAAGAACTCGTCATTCGCAGCGTTTTCAAAAACAGCGAGTTGAAGTTAACCAGGTTGAAGAGTGCGAAGTTGTTCTTTGACTTTAAGCATGACAGTATCGGTTTGCTCTCTTACGTTACCGTTAACGGACTGGGCTGGGGACATGGCGTGGGCATGCAACAGACAGGAGCACAGGGCTGGGCCAAAAGAGGCAAGAACTACAAACAAATTCTTGCTCATTACTTTCGAAACAGCGAAATCACCAAAACTTGA
- a CDS encoding tetratricopeptide repeat protein, giving the protein MATEFGKQNVQQQSQVWFFLFLTICFTLCGAGACQPLDMGGGGEPKKFDQFIAKGNTALSAGDYAGAEDAYTKAEKLCAKEFGKDDPRRATCLGYLAMMYKDQQEYRKAALVYKELIEIHEKIDPKSAELATFKSQYVEIQRKIKEYGLDKDPNAPVTTKPTTKPGEKEAGKKPAQSKKH; this is encoded by the coding sequence ATGGCAACAGAATTCGGTAAACAAAACGTGCAGCAACAATCGCAGGTTTGGTTTTTCCTCTTCTTGACGATTTGCTTTACGCTCTGCGGAGCGGGAGCTTGCCAACCTCTGGATATGGGCGGCGGCGGCGAACCCAAGAAATTCGACCAATTTATTGCAAAAGGCAACACCGCTCTATCTGCTGGAGACTATGCGGGAGCAGAAGACGCCTATACAAAGGCCGAAAAACTCTGTGCCAAAGAATTCGGCAAAGACGACCCACGTCGCGCGACATGCCTTGGATATCTGGCAATGATGTACAAAGACCAGCAGGAATATCGAAAAGCTGCGCTGGTATACAAAGAACTGATCGAAATCCACGAAAAAATCGATCCGAAGAGTGCAGAACTAGCCACCTTCAAGTCGCAATACGTTGAAATTCAACGCAAGATAAAAGAATATGGATTGGACAAAGATCCAAATGCGCCAGTAACGACTAAGCCGACAACCAAACCAGGCGAAAAAGAAGCTGGTAAGAAACCAGCTCAATCGAAAAAGCACTAA
- a CDS encoding DUF4388 domain-containing protein → MSLEQIQQNYADATGFVIDRTVSPPKVLGQAFLVSKSRAVTCASSVFNYVEAPWALGLNFIHPDVTDSIKNITLHQDFDKVAARKWYLAQTGNPGDQLILPNDMASLSLDFNTPNVEPDKLAELNRALSLPFSSEGVESSGNIRGIEFLTVLQNILQTGREGLFTLLDGRNLPIGRIQVASGNIQKVYFRGLLGELAFFELVYRKPAEGFSFQTTVPFNWGNVRDITAPAPALIEEAQRRVSELPGMLNYLGGSEARYQKRVENVEPSQVSENIQWLMERLWATIDGYMTLDKMSERVGADTFTVVQAMRECVNRGFVSMINRSTPFHCSHEVGTPLVSHTDFEVNAWDPLQAFYLDPLSGRPTWMQGNFFGVANALQPKNMLHTIAMPNNLPGALILKDYKLIGIHSGPQIPKPGTPLPPVKLYQMMWMGALLEMSSKRVKSDDGATGEQSSAISGLRGKMELDDEAVAAAASQEKLEKYVCSNCYTTNTKVGPCFNCGTTIEPPPPEEEPEDAKSKAVSEIAKLQKKYNVTNAQLALVAAVVIGVPVFGFAFCGGGGTPPPAVTDPNQSAERVHKSSDKAVALATKYAGFQGTAVGGYWYDDTSDKTKPAQSFGLNSELSNQRILFVIMDDLAPVQNLGNFVGLPPFVDDIKRAPPEKVKVDEGRQIIGDGDLQWFVGSYEDAKDGPHREVLTAAYASPEKNKSILVVGTAYDPSKGYDPKMTLGVIDQMASEFTANGNSKRTGTEKKLIVEKPKDSPDDTPPPEEKPLATDSELDEFVEAVGSVIQNKLKTPDDIAELLAKKKPPKIKSTLSVVLNEDGTVKKLEIIDPGDYESATTALNKAVNAASPYENVPHTKDGQVSLIVKLDGNKIKTERP, encoded by the coding sequence ATGAGCCTTGAACAAATTCAGCAGAATTATGCGGACGCGACTGGCTTCGTAATCGACCGCACAGTCTCTCCACCAAAAGTCTTGGGTCAGGCGTTCCTGGTATCCAAGAGCCGAGCCGTCACATGCGCCAGTTCGGTATTCAATTATGTCGAGGCGCCGTGGGCACTCGGCTTGAATTTCATTCATCCTGACGTCACCGATAGCATCAAGAACATTACTCTCCACCAGGATTTCGACAAAGTTGCAGCCCGTAAATGGTACCTGGCGCAGACCGGAAACCCCGGAGATCAGCTGATTTTGCCAAACGATATGGCTTCATTGAGTCTGGATTTCAACACTCCCAATGTAGAACCTGACAAACTTGCCGAATTGAATCGCGCCCTGTCGTTACCATTCTCCAGCGAAGGTGTCGAATCGTCCGGTAATATTCGCGGCATCGAATTTCTTACTGTGTTGCAGAACATTTTGCAGACTGGTAGAGAGGGGCTCTTCACGTTGCTGGACGGGCGCAACCTGCCTATAGGTCGGATCCAGGTCGCCTCTGGGAACATCCAGAAGGTTTACTTCAGAGGCTTGCTGGGTGAGCTGGCCTTCTTTGAATTGGTCTATAGAAAGCCGGCTGAGGGTTTTTCGTTCCAGACTACCGTGCCTTTCAACTGGGGCAATGTGCGCGACATCACGGCTCCTGCACCTGCGCTGATTGAAGAAGCGCAGCGTCGCGTCAGTGAACTGCCGGGCATGCTCAATTATCTGGGCGGTTCTGAAGCACGTTATCAGAAGCGAGTTGAGAATGTTGAACCTTCGCAAGTGAGCGAAAACATTCAGTGGTTGATGGAGCGGCTCTGGGCGACTATTGACGGCTACATGACTCTGGACAAAATGTCTGAGCGCGTTGGAGCCGATACATTCACGGTCGTTCAAGCGATGCGCGAATGTGTCAATCGCGGATTCGTTTCGATGATCAATCGCTCCACGCCGTTCCACTGCAGTCATGAAGTGGGAACGCCGCTGGTCTCGCACACCGACTTTGAAGTCAATGCATGGGATCCTCTGCAGGCTTTCTATCTCGATCCATTGTCTGGAAGACCAACCTGGATGCAGGGAAATTTCTTCGGTGTCGCTAATGCGCTTCAACCGAAAAATATGTTGCATACAATAGCAATGCCAAACAACCTTCCAGGCGCTCTGATTCTCAAAGACTACAAGTTGATTGGTATTCACAGCGGTCCGCAGATACCTAAGCCTGGAACACCTTTGCCGCCGGTCAAACTCTATCAAATGATGTGGATGGGTGCGTTGCTCGAGATGAGCAGCAAGCGCGTTAAGAGCGATGACGGTGCAACCGGTGAGCAATCGTCCGCAATATCGGGACTGCGCGGCAAGATGGAACTCGACGACGAAGCAGTTGCCGCTGCTGCCTCTCAGGAAAAGCTGGAGAAGTATGTCTGTTCCAACTGCTATACGACCAATACAAAGGTCGGGCCTTGCTTCAACTGCGGCACAACAATTGAGCCGCCTCCACCTGAGGAGGAACCTGAAGACGCGAAGTCGAAGGCAGTTTCTGAAATAGCTAAGCTGCAGAAAAAATACAATGTGACAAATGCGCAGCTTGCTCTCGTTGCTGCTGTAGTAATTGGTGTGCCTGTGTTTGGATTCGCATTCTGCGGTGGCGGCGGAACGCCACCACCGGCGGTTACCGATCCTAATCAGTCTGCCGAGCGAGTGCACAAGAGTTCTGACAAAGCTGTTGCTCTGGCTACCAAATATGCAGGTTTTCAGGGCACTGCCGTGGGTGGTTACTGGTATGACGATACTTCCGATAAGACGAAGCCTGCACAATCTTTCGGTTTGAATTCGGAGTTGAGCAACCAGAGAATTTTGTTTGTCATCATGGACGATTTGGCGCCTGTGCAGAATCTTGGAAACTTTGTTGGATTGCCGCCCTTTGTAGACGACATCAAGAGGGCGCCACCGGAAAAGGTGAAAGTTGACGAAGGGCGTCAAATTATCGGAGACGGTGATTTGCAGTGGTTTGTCGGCTCCTACGAGGATGCGAAAGATGGCCCTCATCGCGAAGTTTTGACGGCAGCTTATGCGTCTCCAGAGAAAAATAAGTCGATTCTGGTGGTCGGTACTGCATATGATCCTTCAAAAGGCTATGATCCCAAGATGACGCTGGGAGTTATAGACCAGATGGCGAGTGAATTCACCGCCAATGGAAATAGCAAGCGCACCGGCACCGAAAAGAAGTTGATTGTAGAGAAACCGAAAGATTCGCCTGATGATACTCCACCCCCTGAAGAGAAGCCTCTGGCTACCGACAGCGAGTTGGATGAATTCGTCGAGGCAGTGGGTTCGGTCATTCAGAATAAGCTGAAAACGCCTGACGACATTGCAGAGTTGCTTGCGAAGAAGAAACCACCGAAAATTAAGTCGACTCTGTCGGTGGTGCTCAACGAAGACGGCACTGTCAAAAAGCTTGAAATCATCGATCCGGGCGACTATGAATCCGCCACTACAGCTTTGAACAAAGCCGTTAATGCGGCTTCTCCTTACGAGAATGTTCCACATACAAAAGACGGTCAGGTTTCGCTGATCGTTAAACTCGACGGAAACAAGATTAAAACCGAACGTCCATAG
- a CDS encoding nicotinate phosphoribosyltransferase → MKHPLNELYRDSLSLLTDLYELTMAYSYWKSGTADKEAVFNLTFRSNPFKGGFAISCGLSHLIQYMQNARFSAIDVEYLSKLKGNDNKPLFESAFLDYLLALRFDCDIDAVPEGSVVFAHEPIVRVKGPIIPCQILETALLNIVNFQTLVATKAARLRLAAGNKALLEFGLRRAQGADGGISATFASYIGGCDGSSNVLAGKLYDIPVKGTHAHSWVMSFDDELESFKAYAQAMPNNSIFLVDTYDSLDGVRNAIEAGKWLKSKGHKLQGIRLDSGDFAYLSIEARKMLDQAGFSDALIFASNDLDEHIIQSLNDQGAKVDVWAVGTKLVTAYDQPSLGGVYKLTAVRHPGEQWQYKVKLSEQSVKISNPGIQQIRRYYTESDEGQLFIGDMIYDEAGNMPEKSVIVDPIDFTRRKVVPPETKYIDLLQPIFRQGKLVYEPPTATEIRDYSKEQLKKLHPGIKRLLNPHQYPVGLEQSLHQLKTDLIMVARNERDRNAKLMSERPFF, encoded by the coding sequence ATGAAACATCCACTGAACGAACTGTACAGAGACTCACTCAGTCTGCTCACCGACCTTTACGAACTGACGATGGCTTACAGCTATTGGAAATCAGGCACCGCAGACAAAGAGGCTGTCTTCAATCTCACCTTCCGCTCTAACCCCTTCAAGGGCGGCTTCGCCATTAGTTGCGGGCTTTCGCATTTAATTCAATACATGCAGAACGCCAGGTTCAGCGCAATCGATGTCGAATACTTGAGTAAACTCAAAGGAAACGACAACAAACCTCTTTTTGAAAGTGCTTTCTTAGACTATCTGCTCGCCCTCAGATTTGACTGTGATATTGATGCTGTACCGGAAGGTTCGGTCGTTTTCGCACACGAGCCGATAGTGAGAGTAAAAGGCCCGATAATTCCCTGCCAGATACTCGAAACGGCACTACTCAACATTGTCAACTTTCAGACGCTTGTGGCCACAAAGGCAGCCCGGTTGCGTCTTGCTGCCGGGAACAAAGCATTACTGGAATTTGGTCTGCGCCGCGCGCAGGGAGCAGATGGGGGCATTTCAGCCACTTTCGCTTCATACATCGGCGGCTGTGACGGCAGTTCAAACGTGCTCGCAGGAAAGCTCTACGACATTCCTGTCAAAGGAACGCATGCGCACAGCTGGGTGATGTCCTTTGACGACGAGCTTGAATCATTCAAGGCTTATGCGCAAGCTATGCCCAATAATTCGATATTTCTCGTGGACACATACGACTCTCTAGATGGCGTCCGAAATGCGATCGAAGCCGGTAAATGGTTGAAGAGCAAAGGTCATAAACTGCAGGGAATCAGATTGGACTCGGGCGACTTTGCATATTTGAGCATTGAGGCGCGGAAGATGCTGGACCAGGCAGGCTTTTCAGATGCTCTGATATTTGCTTCAAACGATCTCGACGAACACATCATTCAAAGCTTGAACGATCAGGGTGCAAAGGTCGATGTGTGGGCCGTTGGAACAAAGCTGGTCACTGCCTATGATCAACCTTCACTGGGCGGCGTATACAAACTGACGGCTGTGCGCCATCCCGGAGAACAGTGGCAATACAAAGTCAAACTATCCGAACAGTCAGTCAAAATCTCCAACCCCGGCATTCAACAAATTCGACGCTATTACACTGAAAGCGACGAGGGGCAACTTTTCATTGGAGACATGATTTACGACGAAGCTGGAAACATGCCGGAGAAGTCGGTTATCGTAGATCCTATCGATTTCACGCGCAGAAAAGTCGTACCGCCAGAGACGAAATATATTGACCTTCTCCAGCCTATTTTCAGACAGGGAAAGCTCGTCTATGAACCTCCCACGGCGACTGAAATCAGAGACTACTCAAAAGAGCAGTTGAAAAAACTGCACCCCGGCATCAAGCGATTGCTCAACCCTCATCAATATCCGGTGGGATTGGAACAGTCATTGCATCAACTGAAGACTGATTTGATCATGGTTGCACGCAACGAGCGAGATCGCAATGCGAAACTCATGAGCGAACGTCCATTCTTTTAA
- the miaA gene encoding tRNA (adenosine(37)-N6)-dimethylallyltransferase MiaA: protein MPLFQWPRCSCERSAPALIGNIVSLPTVIAIIGPTCTGKTALSIKVAQTLGGEIIACDSRTIYRHMDVGTAKPSMEERCGVPHYMFDVVDPDVPYTVAEYKVQATDAINDIFARGLTPIVCGGTGFYSRALLEGLVIPEVAPQEELRKEFRELAEREGNEALFQKLVELDPVTAQRLNANDLMRVIRALEVSIFCQKPFSEVVSKSDLPFSVVWIGLRPSSRELLREAIARRFEEQLRSGLVDEVERVYKTFGPCRTLLNTVNYTEFIAYIDGKTDFQSAKEESLTHNNQLARRQLIWFKTNSAINWFEFDQFSGDQLSQSVLNTISQKQ, encoded by the coding sequence TTGCCTTTATTTCAGTGGCCCAGGTGTTCATGTGAACGAAGTGCCCCGGCGCTGATTGGAAATATTGTGAGTCTTCCCACCGTCATTGCCATCATTGGACCGACCTGCACAGGAAAGACTGCGCTCAGCATCAAAGTGGCGCAGACCCTGGGCGGAGAAATTATTGCTTGCGATTCTCGAACGATCTACAGACATATGGATGTGGGAACGGCGAAACCTTCGATGGAGGAACGCTGCGGAGTTCCTCACTATATGTTTGATGTGGTCGATCCGGATGTTCCTTATACGGTGGCTGAGTATAAGGTGCAGGCAACTGATGCAATCAATGACATTTTTGCTCGCGGTCTGACGCCGATTGTCTGCGGCGGGACAGGCTTTTATTCTCGAGCTTTGCTGGAAGGATTGGTCATCCCCGAAGTAGCTCCTCAGGAAGAACTGCGTAAGGAGTTTCGCGAACTCGCCGAGCGCGAAGGTAACGAGGCTCTATTTCAAAAACTCGTTGAGCTCGACCCTGTGACCGCTCAGCGCCTCAATGCAAACGATCTCATGCGCGTCATTCGTGCTCTGGAAGTATCAATTTTTTGTCAAAAACCATTTTCAGAAGTTGTTAGCAAATCTGATTTGCCTTTTTCAGTGGTGTGGATTGGTTTGCGTCCGAGCAGTCGTGAATTGCTGCGAGAGGCGATTGCCAGGCGCTTTGAGGAGCAACTTCGTTCCGGTCTGGTTGATGAAGTTGAACGGGTGTATAAAACGTTTGGACCCTGTCGCACGCTTTTGAATACAGTCAACTACACGGAATTTATTGCATACATAGATGGGAAAACAGACTTTCAGAGCGCTAAAGAGGAGAGTTTGACTCACAATAATCAACTCGCGCGTCGGCAGTTGATCTGGTTTAAAACAAATTCTGCAATCAATTGGTTTGAATTTGATCAATTCTCAGGCGATCAGCTTTCGCAATCAGTTCTCAATACGATTTCGCAAAAACAATAG
- the sppA gene encoding signal peptide peptidase SppA, with amino-acid sequence MSTTRVNQRWFVWLVLGLCIIAIPVGLLSTTIAKHLDKVDGTGDSIMTRFTDHIEVVRLSGMIQDKEDKSIFFASEDSTSNVLKVFRKALKNDHVKGILLRINSPGGTVSASQEITGALKAFRKSGRPVVVSMGDLTASGGYYVASASDRILAEPGTLTGSIGVIMHLTNFKGLADKLGIQAEVIKTGQFKDIASSYRAMTPEERTILQTLCNDSYDQFVAAVAEGRKMNVADVRQIGDGRIYSGRQALKLHLVDQLGGYDESLEVLQKMCKDKLHLTENLPVDDKSSESLLSTLIESATGLPALHMRNEAEFVGQLLPESMNPKFIDVPLWMMR; translated from the coding sequence ATGTCGACGACTCGAGTCAATCAGCGTTGGTTTGTTTGGCTCGTCCTCGGTCTGTGCATCATCGCAATTCCTGTTGGATTGCTTAGCACCACTATTGCCAAACATCTGGATAAAGTAGATGGTACCGGCGATAGTATCATGACGCGTTTTACGGATCACATCGAGGTGGTCCGTTTGAGCGGAATGATTCAGGACAAAGAAGATAAGTCGATATTTTTCGCCTCTGAAGATTCGACCTCGAACGTCTTGAAGGTATTTCGTAAGGCGCTTAAAAACGATCATGTCAAAGGAATTTTGCTGCGCATAAATTCGCCGGGCGGAACTGTCTCCGCATCGCAAGAAATTACCGGTGCGCTCAAGGCGTTTCGCAAGAGCGGTCGCCCCGTCGTCGTCTCGATGGGCGACTTGACCGCATCAGGTGGATATTACGTCGCATCTGCAAGCGACCGTATTCTCGCTGAGCCGGGCACTCTCACAGGTTCAATCGGCGTGATCATGCATTTGACCAACTTCAAAGGGCTGGCCGATAAGCTTGGTATACAAGCCGAGGTGATCAAAACAGGCCAATTCAAGGACATCGCGTCCAGCTATCGCGCTATGACACCGGAGGAGCGAACAATATTGCAGACTCTCTGCAACGATTCCTACGATCAGTTCGTGGCCGCCGTTGCCGAAGGCCGCAAAATGAATGTTGCAGATGTTCGCCAGATCGGTGACGGTCGCATCTATTCCGGCAGGCAGGCATTGAAGTTACACCTGGTAGATCAACTTGGCGGTTATGATGAGTCACTCGAGGTATTGCAGAAGATGTGCAAGGACAAATTGCATTTGACTGAGAACCTGCCTGTAGACGACAAATCGTCTGAGTCTCTTCTCAGCACGCTTATAGAATCTGCAACTGGTCTTCCAGCTCTGCATATGCGCAACGAAGCCGAGTTTGTCGGGCAGCTGTTACCTGAATCGATGAATCCTAAATTCATCGATGTTCCGCTCTGGATGATGCGTTGA
- a CDS encoding TonB C-terminal domain-containing protein, producing the protein MTSTAKPPGFHQSSKDPNMAAMLSIIPGFGQLYNGEQRKGMLFLAVAAINFIVFLLLLFTDPILRGLVEFGISNHMKPNRELVTSISQIHMGSPASLVVLGLFLSFVAFAIRDAYDHAALLQRRRIYPEYVMAMSEATSGSYLLHVAFMASFFVLAFFFLVPPPPKQQITDIEFIQNQPPVEHKVKSQRHAQKNSENAGKHDATKPVTAPSPAPKAPSKAAPAAKPTPEKAAPTPKPTPTPSPKPTPTPVARPTPTPPSPHPSPSPTPHPSPTPSPSPTPTPSPTPKPMAMPTPTPFAHPSASPSPTPSPSPSPLAFAHGGGPSLSPVPKIGAGPGHGSTAAPAPAPMSTGSGAAGGGPPSPSPIAGGGAPRVGGGSGPTAAPAPSRVGRSGGGGSAGGGPIAVAPSVPRPTGGGGGEGVKGNPDANNNPNGRPSVAAQADVDFGPYMADLQRRIKRAWFPPKGNESKRVVVIFKVHRGGELSNLRLDKSSGVAIADQAALKAVENAAPFRPLPAGASDDVDIQFTFDYNVFSGGGHGTFRSF; encoded by the coding sequence ATGACTAGCACAGCAAAACCTCCTGGTTTTCACCAATCATCTAAAGACCCGAATATGGCAGCCATGCTGTCGATCATCCCCGGATTTGGTCAGCTTTACAACGGCGAGCAACGCAAGGGAATGCTCTTCCTCGCGGTCGCCGCAATCAACTTTATAGTCTTCTTGCTCCTGCTTTTCACCGATCCTATTCTCAGAGGACTGGTCGAATTCGGCATAAGCAATCATATGAAGCCGAACCGCGAGCTGGTCACGTCGATTTCCCAGATTCACATGGGAAGTCCAGCCTCTTTAGTCGTTCTTGGACTCTTTCTCTCATTTGTAGCTTTCGCTATTCGCGACGCTTACGACCATGCCGCCCTGCTTCAGCGCCGACGCATATACCCGGAATATGTTATGGCCATGTCCGAAGCCACCAGCGGAAGCTATCTCCTTCACGTAGCTTTCATGGCAAGTTTCTTCGTGCTGGCATTCTTCTTCCTGGTGCCGCCGCCGCCCAAACAACAGATCACAGACATCGAATTCATTCAGAATCAACCTCCGGTTGAGCACAAAGTCAAATCACAAAGACACGCTCAAAAGAACTCTGAAAATGCCGGTAAGCATGACGCTACAAAACCAGTAACGGCGCCGTCTCCTGCTCCTAAGGCTCCAAGCAAAGCAGCACCAGCGGCCAAACCGACTCCAGAGAAGGCAGCACCGACGCCCAAGCCGACTCCCACGCCGTCGCCAAAACCGACGCCAACGCCTGTAGCGCGTCCAACTCCAACACCTCCTTCTCCGCATCCGTCGCCGTCTCCAACTCCTCATCCGAGCCCGACACCTTCACCGTCGCCGACGCCGACACCATCTCCAACGCCAAAGCCGATGGCAATGCCAACGCCAACGCCTTTCGCACATCCTTCTGCAAGCCCATCACCAACTCCTTCTCCATCGCCTTCGCCGTTAGCTTTTGCACACGGTGGCGGTCCTTCACTGTCGCCAGTGCCAAAGATTGGAGCAGGTCCAGGACACGGCTCCACAGCCGCACCAGCACCAGCTCCTATGTCCACCGGTTCAGGCGCAGCTGGGGGTGGACCACCTTCGCCTTCTCCTATTGCCGGCGGTGGTGCTCCTAGAGTAGGCGGCGGTTCCGGACCTACAGCGGCACCAGCTCCCAGCCGAGTCGGCAGAAGCGGTGGCGGCGGTTCAGCCGGCGGCGGTCCAATTGCAGTTGCGCCAAGCGTTCCACGACCGACTGGTGGTGGCGGTGGCGAAGGTGTCAAGGGTAATCCTGATGCCAACAACAATCCAAACGGCAGACCATCTGTGGCAGCACAAGCCGATGTGGACTTCGGACCATACATGGCTGACCTGCAAAGAAGAATCAAACGCGCATGGTTCCCTCCAAAAGGTAATGAATCCAAGAGAGTGGTGGTTATCTTCAAAGTTCACAGAGGCGGAGAACTCTCCAACTTGAGACTTGATAAATCATCTGGCGTAGCGATTGCCGACCAGGCAGCCCTCAAAGCTGTTGAAAACGCGGCACCGTTCCGACCATTACCTGCGGGCGCCAGCGATGACGTAGACATTCAATTCACGTTCGATTACAACGTATTCAGCGGCGGTGGACACGGCACCTTCCGTTCGTTCTGA